A window of the Apostichopus japonicus isolate 1M-3 chromosome 8, ASM3797524v1, whole genome shotgun sequence genome harbors these coding sequences:
- the LOC139971739 gene encoding receptor-interacting serine/threonine-protein kinase 1-like isoform X2 — MESKQSAVVKNPCLQDSHDEVVDEKVLQDIAPEIASERKKVARNLGFKAHEIDIIEADHDGAGKGGITETAYQMLIKWKSSKGGQATIGTLSNALEKAGLKNVAEKVKSNIR; from the exons ATGGAGAGCAAACAGAGTGCCGTTGTAAAGAATCCTTGTCTGCAGGATAGTCACGATGAAGTAGTCGACGAAAAAGTCCTTCAG GATATTGCCCCAGAAATCGCCAGTGAAAGGAAGAAGGTAGCGAGGAATCTCGGATTCAAAGCCCATGAAATTGATATCATTGAAGCAGATCATGATGGAGCAGGCAAGGGTGGTATCACGGAAACCGCATACCAGATGCTCATCAAGTGGAAAAGCAGCAAAGGGGGACAAGCCACGATAGGGACCTTATCAAATGCACTGGAAAAGGCAGGTTTAAAGAACGTCGCAGAAAAAGTTAAAAGTAACATAAGATAA